A section of the Pseudomonas tritici genome encodes:
- a CDS encoding collagen-like triple helix repeat-containing protein: protein MKTQIVFWKASTALALAVALALGGCSSGGGGHKSGGSSGGSSDAGGGGTGGGTDPGVSSASLVTADVVDTGGDTMTDLSNTFRSLGTTLGSLPIVGATAGDLVTATGNAVDTIGRGLSDGLGTLGTDSNALGKTVAGVANGVSDLGDGVTVTGANVATLLGNVPVVGGAAPAVGNVVGKVGYAVTMLGDTLSTASTSGPLGSVTHAAGAKVLVPVVSLVENTTAKVGNATGLDKPVSGLLEKVGDTVDGLGDKVASAGGTGNPVTGAVGHVFNGVGGVVDKARGYVDPDADTSGGSDDSGTGSTDKLGLAELIGGVIAGAGGGLDAGNTNGVVSAAGVTGVKTGITVAALGGGTPSTKTSVPVAGLTGPIGNALNPVTSGVQSLTQTIGGSTGLGAPVNGLVTHVGNAVGSLGGKISGTTANPVTNALGGTVTAVGGTVASIGGLVTGGTNTGGGLLGGGLNLGAGASAGAGAGAGANGGLLGGLLGGVTGKN, encoded by the coding sequence ATGAAAACTCAAATCGTGTTTTGGAAAGCAAGTACCGCGCTGGCCCTGGCAGTAGCACTGGCACTCGGCGGCTGCAGCAGCGGTGGTGGCGGGCATAAAAGCGGTGGTTCCTCCGGCGGTTCCTCCGATGCCGGCGGTGGCGGGACTGGCGGCGGCACCGATCCAGGCGTCAGCTCAGCCTCACTGGTCACTGCCGACGTGGTCGATACCGGCGGCGATACCATGACCGACCTCAGCAACACCTTCAGGAGCCTGGGCACTACCCTTGGCAGCCTGCCGATCGTTGGCGCAACCGCTGGCGACCTGGTAACGGCGACCGGCAACGCAGTAGACACCATCGGACGCGGCTTGTCGGATGGCCTGGGGACGCTGGGTACCGACAGTAACGCACTGGGCAAAACCGTCGCTGGCGTGGCCAATGGTGTGTCCGACCTGGGAGATGGCGTGACCGTGACCGGTGCCAACGTCGCCACCCTGCTCGGGAACGTGCCGGTGGTCGGCGGCGCCGCACCGGCGGTGGGCAATGTGGTGGGCAAGGTCGGCTATGCCGTGACCATGCTTGGTGACACCCTGAGTACCGCGAGCACCAGCGGCCCACTGGGTTCGGTTACCCACGCGGCAGGTGCGAAAGTCCTGGTGCCGGTTGTTTCCCTGGTGGAAAACACCACCGCTAAAGTCGGCAACGCGACGGGCCTTGATAAGCCGGTGAGCGGCCTGCTGGAAAAAGTCGGCGATACCGTCGATGGCCTGGGCGATAAAGTCGCCAGCGCAGGCGGCACGGGCAACCCCGTGACTGGCGCCGTGGGCCACGTGTTCAATGGCGTTGGCGGCGTGGTCGACAAGGCCCGCGGTTATGTCGACCCTGATGCGGACACCAGCGGCGGCAGCGACGACAGCGGTACAGGCAGCACCGATAAACTGGGCCTCGCCGAACTCATCGGTGGCGTGATCGCCGGTGCCGGCGGTGGCCTGGATGCTGGCAACACCAATGGCGTGGTCAGCGCAGCAGGCGTCACCGGTGTCAAAACGGGCATCACCGTGGCCGCCCTCGGTGGTGGCACGCCAAGCACTAAAACCAGCGTTCCGGTCGCAGGGCTGACCGGCCCCATCGGCAATGCACTCAACCCTGTGACCAGCGGCGTGCAGAGCCTGACCCAAACCATTGGCGGCTCCACCGGCCTGGGCGCCCCGGTCAACGGCCTGGTCACCCATGTGGGCAACGCGGTTGGCAGCCTCGGCGGCAAAATCAGCGGCACTACTGCCAACCCGGTCACCAACGCCCTGGGCGGCACCGTGACCGCCGTGGGTGGCACCGTCGCGTCGATCGGCGGCCTGGTCACCGGCGGCACCAATACCGGTGGTGGCTTGCTCGGTGGAGGCCTGAACCTCGGCGCCGGTGCCTCTGCGGGTGCAGGAGCAGGCGCCGGTGCAAATGGGGGCCTGCTGGGTGGGCTGTTGGGTGGCGTGACCGGCAAAAATTAG
- a CDS encoding ShlB/FhaC/HecB family hemolysin secretion/activation protein: MRALTPLLLLTLSAYAHADTLPSFLNSNDTIRNLPVPNLPADAYRPAATPTQVPVPAPTAGQPLLMDSKVTIRKLQIDGGTVYPLKDIAQVFEPLIGHETNLAQLIEATRNITRRYQEDGYLLSYAFLPEQRFEGGLVQVVLVEGYIRDYQLQGDIGAVSSYVDKLAGKLTAERPLTRKTFERYTTLMSAIPGVTLQAQVPPPSTTDGGTHMQITASRKPFTTSMSLNEASRGGTQALLTGTSNSWTSMGEQLSLSGLFPPGEDKEHYYRASYSQFINAEGTQVVLSGERYRADPSTRLQLGDGFELKPHQEIDRYSIGLSHPFIASPTESLSLGTRLYAVDQTTRYTLDGFPQRFELQTDLRALAFEGDWRKADTTSLRIISGGVYQGINGMGATTHTDFGGLKPDLDFFRLRLSGVQSNKLLDNWQGVLSGALYWSNDNLPDSERATFGGQSFGRGYPDDQGTGDKGWGVAYEVNYSYNRAGDWVRILQPYVVFDRAKTWFNDLPVKGNDMSSAAVGLRFGDAKYYNIALEVAKPMSDVALDSFDRRPRYSLSFSYQL; the protein is encoded by the coding sequence ATGCGCGCTTTGACACCGTTGTTATTGCTCACCCTCAGTGCTTACGCCCACGCCGATACCCTACCCAGCTTCCTCAACAGCAACGACACCATCCGTAACCTTCCGGTGCCCAACCTGCCCGCCGATGCCTACCGACCGGCCGCGACGCCCACCCAGGTGCCGGTGCCAGCCCCCACCGCCGGGCAGCCGTTGCTGATGGACAGCAAAGTGACCATTCGAAAACTGCAGATCGACGGCGGAACGGTTTACCCACTCAAGGACATCGCCCAGGTATTCGAGCCGCTGATTGGCCATGAAACCAACCTGGCGCAATTGATCGAAGCCACCCGCAACATCACCCGGCGCTACCAGGAAGACGGCTACCTGCTGTCCTACGCCTTCCTGCCGGAACAACGCTTCGAAGGCGGCCTGGTGCAGGTGGTGCTGGTCGAAGGCTACATCCGCGATTACCAGCTGCAAGGCGACATCGGCGCCGTCTCGTCCTACGTCGACAAACTGGCGGGAAAACTCACGGCCGAGCGCCCACTCACGCGCAAGACCTTCGAGCGCTACACCACCCTGATGAGCGCCATCCCAGGCGTGACCTTGCAGGCGCAAGTGCCTCCGCCAAGCACGACAGACGGCGGCACTCACATGCAGATCACCGCCAGCCGCAAGCCCTTCACCACCAGCATGAGCCTCAACGAGGCCAGCCGCGGCGGAACCCAGGCGCTGCTGACCGGCACCAGCAACTCATGGACGTCCATGGGCGAACAACTGAGCCTCAGCGGCCTGTTTCCACCTGGCGAAGACAAAGAACATTACTACCGCGCCAGCTACAGCCAATTCATCAATGCCGAGGGCACCCAGGTGGTGCTCTCCGGCGAACGCTACCGCGCCGACCCCAGCACCCGCCTGCAACTGGGTGATGGCTTCGAGCTCAAGCCGCACCAGGAAATCGACCGTTACTCAATCGGCCTCAGCCACCCCTTTATCGCCTCGCCCACGGAGTCGTTGAGCCTCGGTACGCGCCTCTATGCCGTCGACCAGACCACCCGTTACACACTGGACGGCTTCCCCCAGCGCTTTGAACTGCAAACCGACCTGCGCGCCCTGGCCTTCGAAGGAGACTGGCGCAAGGCAGACACCACGTCGCTGCGCATCATCAGCGGCGGTGTGTACCAAGGCATCAATGGCATGGGCGCCACGACTCACACGGATTTCGGCGGTCTTAAACCCGACCTCGACTTCTTCCGCCTGCGCCTGTCCGGCGTGCAAAGCAACAAGCTGCTCGACAACTGGCAAGGCGTACTGTCCGGTGCGCTCTACTGGAGTAACGACAACCTGCCCGACAGCGAACGCGCCACCTTCGGCGGGCAAAGCTTCGGGCGCGGCTACCCCGACGACCAGGGCACGGGCGACAAAGGCTGGGGCGTGGCGTACGAGGTCAACTACAGCTACAACCGCGCCGGCGACTGGGTGAGGATCCTGCAACCCTACGTGGTGTTCGACCGCGCCAAGACCTGGTTCAACGACCTGCCGGTCAAGGGTAACGACATGTCATCGGCAGCGGTGGGGCTGCGCTTTGGCGACGCCAAGTACTACAACATCGCGCTGGAAGTCGCCAAGCCGATGTCCGACGTAGCGCTGGACAGCTTCGATCGACGCCCGCGCTACTCGTTAAGCTTCAGTTATCAGCTCTGA